TATCCATTTGAATCTGCATTCTGCCAGAAAGATGTTCAGAAAAAAGGCGATGAACTGTTCAAAGCGGGCACGCTATGGTATGCAAAGGCGCTCGATTATTATCTGAAAGCAAGTGAGTCAGACCCCGACAATGCAGAGTTGAATTATAAAATCGGAGTATGCTATCTTTATTCTTCTTTCAAACTAAAATCAATTCCCTATCTTGAAAAAGCCAAACAAGCCAATCCTGCGGTGAATGATAAATTATATTACTATCTCGGCTATGCGTATCACCTGAGCATGCAATGGAGCAAAGCCATTGACTATTATTCCGATTTTAAAAAGCGCGCGGAAGGAACCGAAGATGTAAAAACACTCGACCCCGATAAAAAAATTCAGGAATGCAACAGCGGCATTGAACTGATGAAAGACACGCTGCGCTTTAAAAAACTTCCCGACTCGCTCAAGTATCATGTGGAAAATATGGGTCCCGAAATAAATTCCGAATACCAGGATTATGCTCCGGTGATTTCAGCCGATGAATCGGTGCTGCTGTTCACTTCCAAAAGAGCCAGCACCACAGGCGGAGGAATTGACCCCGACAACGGAAAATACTACGAAGATGTTTACATTTCTCATTTCGAAAACGGAAAATGGACCGAAGCGAAAAATGCTGGCGACCCGATTAACCGCTACAACGCGCACGATGCCACCTGCGGGCTTTCTGTTGACGGACAAAAATTATATCTCTACATTGACGATACCTACAGCGGCAGCGGAAATATTTATGAAGCCGCTCTGAACGGAAACGAATGGACTGAACCTAAAAAACTTCCTTCGGCAATCAATTCGCGCTACCACGAATCATCGGCAAGTTTGGCGCCCGATGGAAAAACACTTTACTTCTGCTCGCAAAATACGAAAGACAACAAAGGGCTTGGCTCGCACGATATTTTCAAGTCGGTGAAAAATGAAAAAGGCGAATGGAGCGAAGCCGAAAATTTAGGAGCGGTGGTGAATACCGAATACGATGAGCGCACCGTGTTCATTCATCCCGATGGAAAAACGCTTTACTTCAGTTCGAACGGGCACACCACCATGGGCGGATACGATTTGTTCAAATCGGTTTACAACGATTCCGCCAGGCAATGGTCAAAGCCCATGAATCTCGGCTACCCGGTAAACTCTCCCGACAACGATGTGTTCTTCGTGGTTTCCGCCAGCGGAAAACATGCTTACTACTCTACCATTCGTCCCGATGGCTATGGCGAGCAGGATATTTATAAAATCACGCTTCCTGCCGATACCACCGTTTACCTCACGCTTGTAAAAGGAAATGTTACCGATGAAAGCAATAATCCCGTTGGCTCGAAGGTGGAAATTTACGACAACAAAACCGGAAAATTAATTTCAACTCAGGAATCAAACAGCGCCACCGGAAAATTTCTGGTATCGCTTCCTTCGGGAAAAAATTACAAGATGAAAGTAACCGCAAAAGGATACGAAGATTACACGCAGGACTTTAATATTCCCAAAGGAGAAAAGTTCAAGGAGATGGACGTGAACATAAAACTCAAGCGCAGGGAACAGATTGTGGATATTGAAGGCGAAGTGAAAGATGAAAAAGGAAATGCGCTGAAAGCAAAAGTTGAAATTGTGAACAACGCAACCGGTGAAGTGATTGTGAAAACCACTGCCGATAAACTCGGAAAATATCTTTCCAAACTCAAGGGCGGAAAAAATTATGGTATGACCGTTTCCGCAGACGGATATTTGTTCCAGTCCATCAATCTTGATATTCCTCCTGACAAAGACAAAATAAAAATTCCTTCCATCGTGCTGAAAAAAATTCATGCGAATGCAAATATCGTTTTGAATAATATTTTCTTTGATTACGATAAAGCATCGCTTCGCCCCGATTCAAAACCGGAATTGCAGCGCGTGGGCGGAGTTCTGAATGATAATCCTTCCATGAAAATTGAAATCTCCGGCCACACCGATAACAAAGGTTCCGCCACCTACAACCTGAAACTTTCCGAAGCGCGCGCAAAGTCGGTGATTGATTACCTGATTTCAACAGGCGTGAGCAAAAACAGGTTGTCGTACAAAGGATATGGATTTTTAAAACCAATCGCATCGAACGATACGGAAGAAGGAAGGCAGCAAAACCGCAGAACAGAATTTAAAGTAACCGCCATTGACGAAACTTCTGTTTCAACTTCCGCAACGGGAACGGAAACCACTGCACAAACAAATACTACAACACAGCAAACCATGGAATCGAAAGTGCCCGCTGAATTTAAAGTGGCGGATAAAAACAGTGACGGAAAAATTTCTGCCGATGAAATTGTGGCGGTGATTGACGGCTTCTTTGACGGCACCAATGATTACACCACTGAAAAAGTTCACCGGCTGATTGATTATTTCTTTGAACAATAATCTGCGAAAAACGAATCTGTACGGATATACGAAATGTGGATTTTTAAAAAAACAGCTTCTCTGAATTTTTGCAGTTTGCTTTTCCTTGCCTGCTGCTTACTGCCTACTGCCAACTCTTTTTCTCAGTCCATTGAAGAACTGGAAGCAAAATTAAAATCCGCTTCTGCCGAAGACAAACCGGGAATTCTCAACCAACTTTCGGAAGCGTATCAGAAAACCAACACGGACAAAAGCATTGATTATGCCGAGCAGGCGCTGAAAGCCGCGCGCAAATTAGACGATGCCGATGGAGAAACAGGCGCACTGATTAATCTCGGGGATGCCTACACCTCAAAAAATAATTCAAAGAAAGCCATTCAGAATTACAAAGAAGCAATAAAAATTTTTGACCAGTACAACACGCCCGTATCTTCCGCCTATCTCTGGAATAAAATTGCCGATGTATATGTGAGCGGGCAAAGTTACGATGACGCGCTCGCTGCCGATGCAAAAGCGCTCGAACTGTTCAACAAAGTAAAAACCAAAGAAGGAAAAGAAGGAATGGTGAATATGAATATTGAAATCGGAGATATTTATTTCAGGCAGAAAAAATATGAGAACGCGCTTCCGTACTACAAGCAGGCGCTGAGCACGTATGAAAATTCAAATGACGCGCGCGGGCAGGCAACCATTCTTGAAAAAATAGGAACCACTTACAACAACTGGGGAAATTACGATGAAGGTTATCTTTTTCTCAACCGCGCCTATGAACTTGCGAAGAAAAATAATCTCGCTTCCATTGCCAGCCGCATAGAGCCCAACCTGGAAAAGGCAAAGAACAATCGAAGCAAGTATGAACAAAATAAATCCGCTTTCGCCACAAAGCAGGAACAGGAAACAAAGCAGCAAATCAATTCGCTTGCAGCGCAAAATGCAAAAACGCTGGAAGAAATTGAAAAACTCAGTTACGAACAACAGGCATCCGCGTTAAAAATAAAAGCGCAGGGAGACGAGTTAAAAAATAAAAAACTCGAAGCCGAAATCGAATCCAGAAAAAATGAAAACCTGCTGAAAGAAAGAGAACTTATTGATGCGCAGGTGAAGCAGCAAAAATTAATTATATGGGGAGGAATCGGTTTTTCAGCGCTGGGGCTTTTGCTCACCCTCTTTGTTTTTAATGCCTATCGGAATAAAAAGAAAGCGAACGAAGTGCTGCGCCAGAAAAATGACATCATCTACAAACAAAAAGAACAGATAGAACAAAAAAATATTCTGATTACCGACAGCATTGATTACGCCAAAAATATTCAGGAAGCTATTCTTCCTCCTGCCGGCATGCTGAAAAAATATTTTCCGCAGTCCTTCATTCTTTACAAGCCGAAAGATATTGTGAGCGGAGATTTTTACTGGATGCACGAAGAAAAAACAAACGGAAGTTTTTACATTGCCGCTGCCGACTGCACCGGGCACGGAGTTCCGGGCGCCTTCATGAGTTTGCTCGGATTCATCATGCTCGATGAAATTGTGCGCACGGTGCATCTTACTCCGGCAGAAATTCTGAAAGAAGTAAATTCGCAACTCATGGAAATGCTTCACCAGAACAATGAAAACACCACCGGCAAATTCGGAATGGACATTGCGCTTCTCAAATACGATAAAGAAAAAAAAGAAATTGTGTTTGCGGGCGCGCACAACCCGCTCATTCACCTCAGCAACGGGCAAATGAATGAAGTGAAGGCAAATAAAATTTCCATCGGCAACAATCCCCATTGCACATTTGAAAATAATTTTTTGCAGGTGCGGGAAGGAGATATGGTGTATATTTATTCAGACGGATTCCAGGACCAGATTGGCGGAGAGAAAAGAAAAAAGTTTCTTGCCTTTCATTTGCGGGAATTCCTCCAGCAAATTCATTCGCTTGAACCCGAAAAACAAAAAGCCGAACTTAAAAAAAAGCATAACGAATGGCGCGGCACCACCGAACAAATAGATGACATACTTATTATCGGATTAAAAATTTAGAATATGAAATCAAAAACAGTTATCGGTGTAATTAAATCTTCGAAAAAAGAATTTGTACGAACAATACTAAATAAAAACATACTGTTGCTTTTCGTATTTTTCGTATCGTTTCGCTTTTCGTTGATTTCTCAGAATGTGGAATTCGACAAATCAAATTTCAGCGACCGGAGCGCGCTCAAAGAAGCAAAAAGAAATATTGACGAAGCCGATGGCTACTTTGATAAATCAATGAAAGAGGGCTATCACCTCTATGGTTTTGCGCTGCCGCTTTATTTAAAAGCAAATGATTTCAATCCGAACAACGGATTGCTGAATTATAAAATCGGAGTGTGCTATCTGAATTCGGCTTACAAGCAGAAAGCCCTCGCCTTCCTCGAAAAAGCATACAAGTTAAATCCCACGGCAGGAGCAAACATAAAATATTACATGGGGCAGGCCTACCAGATGAACATGGATTGGGATAAAGCCATTTCGAAATACCAGGAATATAAAATGCAAATCAAGCCCGATGACAAAGACGGGCTTGCTGATGCAGAGAAAAAAATTACCGAATGCCGCAACGGAATTGAACTCGTAAAAAATCCCGTGATGGTTTTCATTGACAATGCCGGACCTGAAATCAATTCCGCATTTCCCGATTACGGTCCCGTAATTTCTGCCGATGAATCGGTGATGATGTTCACTTCGCGCAGAAGCAACACCAGCGGAGGAGGAATTGACCAGAACGACCAGCAGTATTACGAAGACATTTACATTTCCACCGGAGAAAACGGAAAATGGACTCCCGCAAAAAACATGGGCAAGCCCGTGAATACCGACAACCGCCACGATGCCACCGTTGCTATTTCGGCAGACGGGCAAAAAATGTTCATCTACCTCGATGACATGACGCGCGGCAGCGGAAATATTTACGAATGTGATTTGAAAGGCGCTTCGTGGTCAAGACCCGAGCGGTTGAATGACAATGTAAACACCAAATACCACGAGTCATCCGCTTCTCTTTCTGCCGATGGAAAAACATTGTACTTCGTAAGCAACCGCGATGGGGGTTTCGGAGGGCATGATATTTATAAAGCGAGATGGGATGAGAAAAAAGAAAAATGGGGAGAAGCGGAAAATCTCGGACCCATTGTAAACACTCCCTATGAAGAATACAGCGTGTTCATGCATCCTGACGGAAAAACGTTGTTCTTCTCTTCGCAGGGGCATAAAACCATGGGAGGGTTCGATGTGTTTAAAACCATTTGGGATGACAAGAAGAAAAAATGGAGCGTGCCCGAAAACATCGGCTACCCCATTAACACTGCCGATGACGATGTGGATTTTGTTCTCTCCGCAAACGGAAAGCACGGTTACTACGCTTCGTACAAAGCCGATGGCTACGGAGAAAAAGATATTTACATGGTAACATTTATTACTCCAAAAAATCCCGTGCTGAACACCGAAGATAATCTGCTCGCAAGTTTGACCGAGCCCATTAAAGAAACCGTGATTGCAAAAGAAGTGGCAGTGCCCACCGCTGCCGTCTCGCTTCTGAAGGGAACTATCTATGACGAACTCACCAAAAAAGAATTAGAAGCCGATATTGAACTGGTGGACAACCAACTCAACCAGGTAATCGCCACGTTCAAGTCGAACAGCGCAACGGGAAAATACCTGGTGTCGCTTCCGGCAGGAAAAAATTACGGCATTGCGGTGAAAAAGGAAGGATATTTATTTCACTCCGAAAACTTCGACATTCCCGCCAGCGCCTCTTCGCAGGAATTTGTGAAAGATATTCCGATGAAAAACATTGCCGTGGGAAGCAAAATTGTTTTGAAAAATATTTTCTTCGATTTCGACAAAGCAACATTGCGCCCCGAATCCACTGCCGAGTTGGAACGCCTGATGAAGTTCCTCACCGATATTCCCTCTATGAAAATTGAAATCTCCGGGCATACCGACAGCAAAGGCGCGGATGATTACAACATGAAACTTTCGCAGAACCGCGCGCAATCGGTGGTGGATTACCTGGCATCGCACGGCATTGATAAAAGCCGCCTCACCGCCAAGGGCTATGGCGAAACCAAACCCATTGCCACCAACGATACCGATGAAGGCAGGCAACTCAACCGCAGAACTGAGTTTGAGATTTTGAGCAAGTAGTTAACATGGGTTTCGCTCATAGCTGTTGGCAACAGACAGTAGGTAACAATGCAAACTGCAATTGATATTTTATTTATTAATAATTATTTTCTTATTCACTTCTCCCCTATCAGCGATTATCTTCAGCAAATAAATTCCTTTGGGCTGGGAAGATAAATCAATCGTGAGATTCCTCGCTCCGCTCGGAATGTTACTTTGTGTCACTTTTTCTCCAAACACATTGTAAATTTCTATTTTATATTCTTTGCCTGCTGCCAACTGCCCGTTGCCGACTTGTATTTGAAATATGCCGGTGGTGGGATTGGGAGAAATTAAATGATTATTGTTTGCAGCGGCAGTTGTATCCTGCTGTTTATTTTCATTGGCAGAATTTTTTCCATAAGCAGTGGTAGTTTCAGCAACTGCCGGAAGAGGAACATCCACAATTTCATTATTGCCAGCGTTTGTGTTCATTCGGTTTCCTGCATTGGGGTCAAGGTGAGCATGAAAAGTGCAGCCGCCTTTTGCGTGAAACCCTTTCTTAAGAATGATTTGATTGCGGGCTGTCATTTCAACAGCAATGTTTGACTCAACAATAAAATCAGGAGTAGTGATTTTCGGCTCTGCAAAAGCAGAAGCGGTATAATAAGTATCAGTAGTTTCAGCAGGCGCAACTATTAATTTATCCTTCGCAAAAAAATCCTGGTCATATACAACATCCCTATTATATAAAGTAAGGTTGGGATTTTCTTTATTCCATTGGGCGGAAACTATTTCCGAAAGACCATAGAATAATGTGCCGGGTGCATGGTGCATAAAAAAATTATGATTGGGAGAAGAAGCGGAAGAATAACCGCTGAGCAAATAGGAATAAAAAGGCATCAGTATATCATACACACTTTGCTGGCTGCCGTACAAGCCATCAAATTTATAAAAGGGCATGTAGGCAAACGCTGTATGGTCAAGTGTTTGGTCAATGCCGTCTGAAGTTAAGTCATTTCCTCCCTGTACATTTGCCCAAAAAAATCCGGTTTGTGAACTATTGGAGCCCACATAAATATTCCTCGTAAGCGTATTGTGAAACCTGACCATATCATCGCTGCTGAATCCCCATACCTGACCTGTATTATATACTGCTCTGGGAAAAATCAGGGTGAAAACTGCATGATTGATGTCTTCTTTTACATGCCAATCGCAATCGGAACATCTTTTTGTGGAGCAATGGTTGTGTTGATTGCAACTCCATCCGGCATCGCTCCAGTAATATGAATTGGATGCAGCATTAACTTCTAAAAAATCTGATGAAAAACATTTGCTGGGACCAAATTCGCAATTATCATCTCTGAAATAGTCAATGCTGCTTTTATATTCTTGAGAAATGTGAAACGCTTTGTCCTGATAGTCCTGTATGTTCTCCACCAAGCCAATCAGCAGCAGAGCAGCGGCATAGGTTGATTGCATATTGGCAGGGAGAGGCCTGTCACCGTTTATTTTCTGTATGCCTCCATCACCCCATTCTTCAGCGTTAATAAGGTTGATTGTTTCGCGGACTTTAAAATCCAGCCAGGAGGCAAAAACAGAAAATGAATAGTTGGAAAAATTAATGCCGAAATTATTGTTACTAATTAAAGCAGTTGCAGCCGGCACTATTGTATTATGTAATTCCTGATAATAAGGCGAAGAAGGATAATTAACCATATAAACAAATTCCGCCATCGGGTAAATCACCCTGCCATCAATATATCGGGCGGCTGCCCAGTTATCTCCATTGTTATCTAAAATGCAATAACATGTCCAATATGGAACATTCTGCCCTGTCATTTGATTTGATTCATCATACCGGAGTTGTTGAATCTCTATACAATCGTTTATAAATTTTATAAGGTATGCTTTGTCGCCAGTTGTTTTATATAGGTTTAAATAGGTGAGTAAAATAAGAGCATAATAATCTCCAATAGCAGAAGCATCACTCGCATTCAATGTAGGCAATGGATATGTTGGATAGTAATTAGATTGGAAAAGTGGCAGTAACTTATCGTATTGTTCTTTAATTATAAACGCCTGATAATTTTGAGAATAATTACCAAGAGAGATTAAACATAGCATTACTAGAATAAAAATTGTCTTCATAATTATCTTGTGTAATAATGAGGATACTTGTCATCTGTTAGTTCCCAAATTATTCTCACTGAATGATACCATGAAAATGGACGTGGTTCTTGTGTAAAACTATCATGCGACCAACCACCAATAGTGTTTCCTCTGTAATCACAATATGTCCATTCTACAGCATCGTAGATACTTCGAATTGATTTTAAAACAAAAATACTCACTGTATCATTACTTAACTCTTCAACTTCGTAATGAAAATAATTGTTGTCATTTATAGGGTCTTCTTTTTCTTTAAATTCCCTAATCTTTTTCTTTACCCATTTAGGAATATCTTTTGGGTAATCTTTTTTGCACCCAGAAACAGATAAAACAAGCAATGCAGATAAAATTAAAATCATCGCATTGTTCAATTGCTTTTTCATAATTCCATTTTTATTTTTTATAATCACTAGAATGAAAATCCCATACTGATTGACGGAAAAAAAACAATACCAAAATTTTTTCCTTTAGTAACATCGTAAAATAAAAATTCATTCTTGTATCCCATAAATCTCCACATAGGAGTAAGCCCTGTTCTGAAAAAAAAACCCTGAGTAAGCGGTTGATACCTTAGGCCTATCCGGTAACATAACCAGAAATCAGAGCCCCACCAATTCTTATTGGCAACTAACAGTTCCGTAGTAATGCCCATTCCGGTTTCAATGTTCCATTTTCTTCCATGCATAAAAGTGATTTCAAAAGGAATAGTAAAAGTATAGGGTCGTCCAAATTGAAACGAACCATCTCGAAAATTCCATGGTGGAAAAAGAAAAAACGATGCATTACTAAAACTAAAAATGCCCGCACCTGCTCTCATGGATATTCCCCGCTTTCCTTTTTTAACCGTCCGGTCATAATTAATAAAAGATAGCACCTGACTATTACCCAAAAATTCAGGATATAATGCTTTATAAACAATTTTTGGTTTTGTAGTATCTGCCATATCTGTTTGCTGGGATTTTACTACAACTGCAACAGCAAAACAATAAACTGTTAATAATATCTCTTTCATTTCTTCTCTATTTTTTTTCCAGTTGTTCAATCCTTTTTTCTAATTCTGTATTCTTCATTCTAAGCATATCATTTTCCTTCTGCAAATCTATAATGTCAAGCGTGTTTTCTTCCACATTCTTAGTTATTCCCGCCATTGTTTTTGCCATGCGCAAGCCGTTCTTTTTTATTTCTTTTTCAGAATCAATTGCCGGCAGGTGTTTGTTCGTTTTTAGATACATTTCTTTTTCGGCAAAGTTCATTCTTTTATAGTTCGGTTCAAAAACAAAGTCGTACCACTGCCTGGTTGTGCTTTCAATCCATATATCTTCTTTCGCTCCTATTTTTCCGTTCACGGCAAGTTTATAATTATTCGGATTACCCTGCAGCAAAGAAGTTCCAATTCCCACCAATCCCGTTGTTCCATCCACATGCAAGCGGGAACCTGAAATTTCAATTTCACCTGCTACAGCAAGTTTTGACTGCGGGCTGTTTGTTCCAATTCCCACCATTCCTGTTGTGGAGGTGCACATGGTAACATTGCCTCCATTGCTGCCTGTGCACATAGCCACATTTTTACCGCACCAATAATTAATAAGCAAGCCGTTGCTCGGAGGTCCTTCCACTTCAATAATTCCGTTTGCTCCGTCAAAACCTGTTGTCATTACACTTACAATTTGGCTGCTGCCGTTATAATCCCACGAGCGATATAATCCTTGTGTATTGGTCGTAGGTTTATTCGGAACAACGCATTGAGGAAAAGGCGGTAAAGGCACGGGCACAGGTCCTCCCGTTTTCAAATTTCCGTTTGCATCCACTACTGTAAACCTATCCCCGCTCCCAGCCAGATTATTTACGGTAAGATTATTTATGCTCCCCGTTGTTTTCACCGTAAGCGTATTGGTCTGCACATCGGTGGCGGCAAGCACTCCGTTGCTCGCAAGGTTGCCGAGAATGGATGTGTTTCCGTGCACCTCAAGCACGGGAGGTCCGCCCGGCACAGGAGGCATAATCGGCATAGGAACAGGAAAGGGAGGACCGATATGCGTAATGCCTCCAATGCCGCCTACGCTCAAATCGCCTGCCGGAGAAATGCGCATGCGCTCAATTCCCATGGTTTTAAAAATCAATGGCGCCTGCACGGTTGTATTGCTGTAGCCGATAAAATCTGTGCTCGAACTTTGCGAAGTGGAAATGTTCCCCGTTCTCAGCCAGGGGCTTTGCTGGCTTTGGGTTTGCGCAAATGCGGTGAGAGAAAAAATAATGAGTGCGGAAGGGAGGAGAAGTTTTTTCGTGCTGTTTGTTTTTAAGGTGAGAAGAAAAAATTACCGGCTCAAATGTATGTGCTTTACAATAAAAGTCAATACCCGGCAGGCAAGTTTTAGACGAATGCAGTGAATTTGTAGACGAACGGGCGAAATTTATCGCTTGGCAAACATTTTTCTTATATGAATTTCAGGTTCTTAGAAAGAAAAAAATCGCACTTACTCTGCAGTGAAAGAGTTAAATCCATGAGATTGCAGAC
This genomic stretch from Bacteroidota bacterium harbors:
- a CDS encoding tetratricopeptide repeat protein; protein product: MWIFKKTASLNFCSLLFLACCLLPTANSFSQSIEELEAKLKSASAEDKPGILNQLSEAYQKTNTDKSIDYAEQALKAARKLDDADGETGALINLGDAYTSKNNSKKAIQNYKEAIKIFDQYNTPVSSAYLWNKIADVYVSGQSYDDALAADAKALELFNKVKTKEGKEGMVNMNIEIGDIYFRQKKYENALPYYKQALSTYENSNDARGQATILEKIGTTYNNWGNYDEGYLFLNRAYELAKKNNLASIASRIEPNLEKAKNNRSKYEQNKSAFATKQEQETKQQINSLAAQNAKTLEEIEKLSYEQQASALKIKAQGDELKNKKLEAEIESRKNENLLKERELIDAQVKQQKLIIWGGIGFSALGLLLTLFVFNAYRNKKKANEVLRQKNDIIYKQKEQIEQKNILITDSIDYAKNIQEAILPPAGMLKKYFPQSFILYKPKDIVSGDFYWMHEEKTNGSFYIAAADCTGHGVPGAFMSLLGFIMLDEIVRTVHLTPAEILKEVNSQLMEMLHQNNENTTGKFGMDIALLKYDKEKKEIVFAGAHNPLIHLSNGQMNEVKANKISIGNNPHCTFENNFLQVREGDMVYIYSDGFQDQIGGEKRKKFLAFHLREFLQQIHSLEPEKQKAELKKKHNEWRGTTEQIDDILIIGLKI
- a CDS encoding T9SS type A sorting domain-containing protein, which gives rise to MPTLNASDASAIGDYYALILLTYLNLYKTTGDKAYLIKFINDCIEIQQLRYDESNQMTGQNVPYWTCYCILDNNGDNWAAARYIDGRVIYPMAEFVYMVNYPSSPYYQELHNTIVPAATALISNNNFGINFSNYSFSVFASWLDFKVRETINLINAEEWGDGGIQKINGDRPLPANMQSTYAAALLLIGLVENIQDYQDKAFHISQEYKSSIDYFRDDNCEFGPSKCFSSDFLEVNAASNSYYWSDAGWSCNQHNHCSTKRCSDCDWHVKEDINHAVFTLIFPRAVYNTGQVWGFSSDDMVRFHNTLTRNIYVGSNSSQTGFFWANVQGGNDLTSDGIDQTLDHTAFAYMPFYKFDGLYGSQQSVYDILMPFYSYLLSGYSSASSPNHNFFMHHAPGTLFYGLSEIVSAQWNKENPNLTLYNRDVVYDQDFFAKDKLIVAPAETTDTYYTASAFAEPKITTPDFIVESNIAVEMTARNQIILKKGFHAKGGCTFHAHLDPNAGNRMNTNAGNNEIVDVPLPAVAETTTAYGKNSANENKQQDTTAAANNNHLISPNPTTGIFQIQVGNGQLAAGKEYKIEIYNVFGEKVTQSNIPSGARNLTIDLSSQPKGIYLLKIIADRGEVNKKIIINK
- a CDS encoding OmpA family protein — encoded protein: MKQIAAKGFLKITFLFLFALFFYPFESAFCQKDVQKKGDELFKAGTLWYAKALDYYLKASESDPDNAELNYKIGVCYLYSSFKLKSIPYLEKAKQANPAVNDKLYYYLGYAYHLSMQWSKAIDYYSDFKKRAEGTEDVKTLDPDKKIQECNSGIELMKDTLRFKKLPDSLKYHVENMGPEINSEYQDYAPVISADESVLLFTSKRASTTGGGIDPDNGKYYEDVYISHFENGKWTEAKNAGDPINRYNAHDATCGLSVDGQKLYLYIDDTYSGSGNIYEAALNGNEWTEPKKLPSAINSRYHESSASLAPDGKTLYFCSQNTKDNKGLGSHDIFKSVKNEKGEWSEAENLGAVVNTEYDERTVFIHPDGKTLYFSSNGHTTMGGYDLFKSVYNDSARQWSKPMNLGYPVNSPDNDVFFVVSASGKHAYYSTIRPDGYGEQDIYKITLPADTTVYLTLVKGNVTDESNNPVGSKVEIYDNKTGKLISTQESNSATGKFLVSLPSGKNYKMKVTAKGYEDYTQDFNIPKGEKFKEMDVNIKLKRREQIVDIEGEVKDEKGNALKAKVEIVNNATGEVIVKTTADKLGKYLSKLKGGKNYGMTVSADGYLFQSINLDIPPDKDKIKIPSIVLKKIHANANIVLNNIFFDYDKASLRPDSKPELQRVGGVLNDNPSMKIEISGHTDNKGSATYNLKLSEARAKSVIDYLISTGVSKNRLSYKGYGFLKPIASNDTEEGRQQNRRTEFKVTAIDETSVSTSATGTETTAQTNTTTQQTMESKVPAEFKVADKNSDGKISADEIVAVIDGFFDGTNDYTTEKVHRLIDYFFEQ
- a CDS encoding PD40 domain-containing protein, with protein sequence MKSKTVIGVIKSSKKEFVRTILNKNILLLFVFFVSFRFSLISQNVEFDKSNFSDRSALKEAKRNIDEADGYFDKSMKEGYHLYGFALPLYLKANDFNPNNGLLNYKIGVCYLNSAYKQKALAFLEKAYKLNPTAGANIKYYMGQAYQMNMDWDKAISKYQEYKMQIKPDDKDGLADAEKKITECRNGIELVKNPVMVFIDNAGPEINSAFPDYGPVISADESVMMFTSRRSNTSGGGIDQNDQQYYEDIYISTGENGKWTPAKNMGKPVNTDNRHDATVAISADGQKMFIYLDDMTRGSGNIYECDLKGASWSRPERLNDNVNTKYHESSASLSADGKTLYFVSNRDGGFGGHDIYKARWDEKKEKWGEAENLGPIVNTPYEEYSVFMHPDGKTLFFSSQGHKTMGGFDVFKTIWDDKKKKWSVPENIGYPINTADDDVDFVLSANGKHGYYASYKADGYGEKDIYMVTFITPKNPVLNTEDNLLASLTEPIKETVIAKEVAVPTAAVSLLKGTIYDELTKKELEADIELVDNQLNQVIATFKSNSATGKYLVSLPAGKNYGIAVKKEGYLFHSENFDIPASASSQEFVKDIPMKNIAVGSKIVLKNIFFDFDKATLRPESTAELERLMKFLTDIPSMKIEISGHTDSKGADDYNMKLSQNRAQSVVDYLASHGIDKSRLTAKGYGETKPIATNDTDEGRQLNRRTEFEILSK